One Phycisphaera mikurensis NBRC 102666 DNA window includes the following coding sequences:
- the folE2 gene encoding GTP cyclohydrolase FolE2, which produces MTESTPGRSAAEPASPVLSSPLVDVQGKSDGRRVPIDRVGVKNVRYPISLATPAGGAHAGPRQHTIARIDMYVSLPHHQKGTHMSRFLEVLNEHHDGLPSHDVMNLCRAIRERLEAEDAHLRLEFPYFIDKRAPVTGQPGKLDIEVVLEAHASGSEPGPDAPIGPASPGFTMTVRVPATSLCPCSKEISAYGAHNQRCEMEASVRFFPGKRMWIEDLFAIVEGCASTQVFSTLKRPDEKFVTEAAYDNPKFVEDIVRDLAMAMEADDRVSWYRVGSENFESIHSHNAYAQLEHAKSAEPQ; this is translated from the coding sequence ATGACCGAATCCACCCCCGGGCGGTCCGCCGCCGAACCCGCCTCCCCCGTGCTCAGCTCGCCGCTCGTCGACGTCCAGGGCAAGTCCGATGGGCGGCGCGTGCCGATCGACCGGGTCGGCGTGAAGAACGTCCGCTACCCCATCTCGCTGGCGACGCCCGCCGGGGGGGCGCACGCCGGCCCGCGCCAGCACACCATCGCCCGGATCGACATGTACGTCTCGCTGCCCCACCACCAGAAGGGCACGCACATGAGCCGCTTCCTGGAGGTGCTCAACGAGCACCACGACGGGCTGCCCAGCCACGACGTGATGAACCTGTGCCGCGCCATCCGCGAGCGCCTCGAGGCCGAGGACGCGCACCTGCGGTTGGAGTTCCCGTACTTCATCGACAAGCGAGCCCCGGTGACCGGGCAGCCCGGCAAGCTGGACATCGAGGTCGTGCTTGAGGCCCACGCGAGCGGGAGCGAGCCGGGGCCCGACGCGCCGATCGGCCCGGCGAGCCCCGGCTTCACGATGACGGTGCGCGTCCCCGCCACCTCGCTGTGCCCGTGCAGCAAAGAGATCTCCGCCTACGGCGCCCACAACCAGCGTTGCGAGATGGAGGCAAGCGTCCGCTTCTTTCCCGGCAAGCGGATGTGGATCGAGGACCTCTTCGCGATCGTCGAGGGCTGCGCGAGCACCCAGGTGTTCTCGACGCTCAAGCGGCCCGATGAGAAGTTCGTGACCGAGGCCGCTTACGACAACCCCAAGTTCGTGGAGGACATCGTGCGCGACCTCGCGATGGCGATGGAAGCCGACGACCGCGTGTCTTGGTACCGGGTGGGCAGCGAAAACTTCGAGTCCATCCACTCGCACAACGCGTACGCGCAGCTGGAGCACGCGAAGAGCGCGGAGCCGCAATGA
- a CDS encoding MFS transporter produces MFTKPLTPLWRNLSFTLMWTSTAASGFGDRMMMVAALALLGALGAASESTALNAGTQFWFFLPYLFFSLPAGWLSDHLPRKWVMFFCDESRAAILFLGFWLIPPDLTTGGIPLEDHWKVMGVLFLVGTAASFFNPARSSIVPQVVAPKQLQAGNAILLSISVIASMIGLVVGGYLIDPDEGSTVKNGLWLAFLLYAVSGTFFTFMRVKDPVVEDPDEPREKRTLMQAARYIRSHPKLIRLMGLHAIVWAGAMIVYSAVLAVGKINFELSGNDLLEHFAWMGPVLGFGMLVGAILVGLIRTRREVVLPMMLSLLLAGLCVTVVAFVKVYWLALLCSFLLGLFGNITIISALTLLQSITPNYIRGRVMGLDSMSSTAMSVIVSAIVYQMPDADRNILTVMYFVGPVMFLIGLVQLVRHMKSGRMDSAAANVFRRIERWFCLVWHRLEWTDLHRVPRTGGVILASNHTTALDPFLLQAAVPRPIRWLMLTSYRFRAFEPLWRTIDPVFLEVDPASDEVAPGPAQVRDLAKRLRGGDLVGVFPEGHLQYESRELDTFQEGAAALSRLSGAVIVPCFISGTPRSRSMITHLFKPTHSRIAFGEGFVVSRGDDVAAATASLRAAIEQLAAEEAERAEGRGRRRFRRRKKLDAE; encoded by the coding sequence ATGTTCACCAAGCCCCTCACCCCGCTCTGGCGCAACCTCAGCTTCACGCTGATGTGGACCTCCACCGCCGCCAGCGGGTTCGGTGACCGCATGATGATGGTCGCGGCGCTCGCGCTGCTCGGGGCGCTCGGTGCGGCGTCGGAGTCGACGGCGCTCAACGCGGGCACGCAGTTCTGGTTCTTCCTGCCGTACCTGTTCTTCTCGCTGCCGGCGGGCTGGTTGAGCGACCACCTGCCCCGCAAGTGGGTGATGTTCTTCTGCGACGAGAGCCGCGCAGCCATCCTGTTCCTGGGCTTCTGGCTCATCCCACCCGATCTCACCACCGGCGGGATCCCGCTGGAGGATCACTGGAAGGTGATGGGCGTCCTATTTCTGGTCGGAACGGCGGCAAGCTTCTTCAACCCGGCACGCAGCTCGATCGTCCCGCAGGTGGTCGCTCCCAAGCAGCTGCAGGCCGGCAACGCGATCCTGCTGTCGATCAGCGTGATCGCCTCGATGATCGGCCTGGTGGTCGGCGGCTACCTGATCGATCCCGACGAGGGCTCGACGGTGAAGAACGGGCTCTGGCTCGCTTTCCTTCTGTACGCGGTCAGCGGGACCTTCTTCACCTTCATGCGGGTGAAGGACCCCGTGGTCGAGGATCCCGACGAACCACGTGAGAAGCGGACGCTGATGCAGGCCGCTCGGTACATCCGCTCGCACCCGAAGCTGATCCGGCTGATGGGGCTGCACGCGATCGTGTGGGCGGGAGCGATGATCGTGTACTCGGCCGTCCTCGCGGTCGGCAAGATCAACTTCGAGCTTTCGGGCAACGACCTCCTGGAGCACTTCGCCTGGATGGGCCCGGTGCTCGGCTTCGGGATGCTGGTGGGGGCGATCCTCGTCGGGCTGATCCGGACGCGGCGCGAGGTGGTGCTGCCGATGATGCTCAGCCTGCTGCTCGCGGGGCTGTGCGTCACCGTGGTCGCGTTCGTGAAGGTCTACTGGCTCGCGCTGCTGTGCTCGTTCTTGCTGGGTCTCTTCGGGAACATCACGATCATCAGCGCCCTGACGCTGCTGCAGAGCATCACGCCCAACTACATCCGCGGCCGGGTCATGGGCCTGGACTCGATGAGCTCGACGGCGATGTCGGTGATCGTCTCGGCGATCGTCTACCAGATGCCCGACGCCGACCGGAACATCCTCACCGTGATGTACTTCGTGGGGCCGGTGATGTTCCTCATCGGGCTGGTGCAGCTGGTGCGGCACATGAAGTCGGGCCGGATGGACTCGGCGGCCGCGAACGTGTTCCGCCGCATCGAGCGGTGGTTCTGCCTGGTCTGGCACCGCCTGGAGTGGACCGACCTGCACCGCGTGCCCCGCACCGGCGGCGTCATCCTCGCGAGCAACCACACGACGGCGCTGGACCCCTTCCTGCTGCAAGCCGCCGTGCCCCGGCCGATCCGGTGGCTGATGCTCACGAGCTACCGCTTCAGAGCCTTCGAGCCGCTCTGGAGGACGATCGACCCGGTCTTCCTCGAAGTGGATCCGGCCTCCGACGAGGTCGCTCCGGGGCCGGCGCAGGTGCGGGACCTCGCGAAGCGGCTCCGGGGCGGCGACCTCGTCGGCGTCTTCCCGGAGGGTCACCTGCAGTACGAGAGCCGGGAACTGGACACCTTCCAGGAGGGCGCCGCCGCCCTCTCCCGCCTGTCGGGTGCCGTCATCGTGCCCTGCTTCATCAGCGGCACGCCGCGCTCGCGTTCGATGATCACCCACCTCTTCAAGCCCACGCACAGCCGGATCGCCTTCGGGGAGGGCTTC